GTCGCCCTCGTGGACCCGGCCGCCGTACGGAGCCACGTTGCGCCGCGCGTACACCAGCGCCCCCGCGTCGATGTCCGCCGCGTGCAGCTCGACCCCCGGGACCCGCGAGGCCACCGCCGCCCCCAGCGCGCCCACCCCGCAGCACAGGTCCACGACGACGGCGCCCGGGCCGGCCTGCGCCACCGCCTGCTGCGCGAGGAACTCGCTGCGCCGGCGCGGTACGAAGACCCCCTCGCCCACCTCCATGCGCAGCCCGCAGAACTCCGCCCAGCCGACGACCAGTTCCAGGGGCGCGCCGGCGACCCGGCGCGCCAGCAGCTGCGCCAGGTGCTCCTCGTCCCGGGCGGCCGCCGTGAGCAGCTGCGCCTCCTCCTCCGCGAACACGCAGCCGGCCGCGCGCAGGGATTCCACCAGTGTCACCACGTACCTCAGTCCTCGTTCCCGTCCCGGCCAGTGTCCCCGTCACACGCTCCGACGGTCGTCAGAAGACGTCCGGGCACCACGGCCGGCGCGCCGTTCGGAACACCGCGTCCGCCAGGGCCACCGCGCCGGGCCGCTCCTGCGCGACCAGGCCGAGCGCCGCCAGCCGGACCGCCGACTCGTCCCCGAGGTACAGCGACCCGAGCGTGCCGACGTCCAGCCGCAGATCGGCCGGCTCCCGCGTCCGGGCGCACTCCCCCGTGCCCGCGTCCAGCCGGTAGCGCCCGCCGGCCGGACCCGCCGGGTCGCTCACCTCCAGTACGAGCACCCCGGGCACGGCGTACGTCCGCGCGCCCAGCGCCCGTACGACGTCCAGCAGCCGCACCCACAGGAAGTCGGCCGAGGTCACGAGGCGGGCGGCGCGCGGGTCCGGCAGGTACCGCGGGAGCAGGTCGTCGGGGGCGCGGTAGCCGGTGCGCACCTTCTGCACCCAGTCGATGGAGCACAGGAAGTGCCAAAGGGCCCGCTCCGCGGCCGGGGTCAGCGCGAGCAGGTCCTTCACCTCGATGGTGTTCTGCGGGACCTTCGCGTCCGTCCAGTGGTCGTCGGCGCCGTAGGCGGCCAGCCCGGCCACCTCGCCGTCCGCGTCGCGGTACACGGCGTAGAACTTCTCCCGGTGGGGCCGGGA
This Streptomyces sp. NBC_00539 DNA region includes the following protein-coding sequences:
- a CDS encoding putative protein N(5)-glutamine methyltransferase, which gives rise to MVTLVESLRAAGCVFAEEEAQLLTAAARDEEHLAQLLARRVAGAPLELVVGWAEFCGLRMEVGEGVFVPRRRSEFLAQQAVAQAGPGAVVVDLCCGVGALGAAVASRVPGVELHAADIDAGALVYARRNVAPYGGRVHEGDLYEALPGSLRGRVDVLVVNAPYVPTGEIAFLPAEARDHEPPVSLDGGPDGVAIHRRVAAEAARWLAPGGHLLIETSARQSPLTASALTSGGLAVRAVTSDELYATVLIGSV
- a CDS encoding GNAT family N-acetyltransferase, whose protein sequence is MSADVRPIAEAEIREWIQTVNTGFLTAAGVTESDVAQRAKNGELARTQGAFDAVTGRCVATFRSFAQRLTVPGGAAVPCSAVTNVTVLPTHRRQGLLTRMMAAELTAARDRGDVMATLIAAEYPIYGRYGFGPASHTCEWEIDVPRTGLDPHRPAPVDGGRIDLVDGAEVRRVGPALHERLRATTPGAVDRSTYRWNLFTGLQEVSSRPHREKFYAVYRDADGEVAGLAAYGADDHWTDAKVPQNTIEVKDLLALTPAAERALWHFLCSIDWVQKVRTGYRAPDDLLPRYLPDPRAARLVTSADFLWVRLLDVVRALGARTYAVPGVLVLEVSDPAGPAGGRYRLDAGTGECARTREPADLRLDVGTLGSLYLGDESAVRLAALGLVAQERPGAVALADAVFRTARRPWCPDVF